One Hyphomicrobium sp. CS1GBMeth3 DNA segment encodes these proteins:
- a CDS encoding YbaN family protein — MGLSKLAYITIGGIATALAIAGAILPGLPTTPFLLVALWAFARSSARLLAWLESLPLLRHALIEAQRFEERRTIRLGVKLTAIATAWGSVLFTALATGNPVLISIVAAAALGGTFAMWWYPTET; from the coding sequence ATGGGGCTGTCCAAGCTGGCCTACATCACCATCGGTGGTATCGCGACGGCGCTCGCCATTGCAGGCGCCATCCTGCCGGGTTTGCCGACGACACCATTCCTCTTGGTGGCGTTGTGGGCCTTTGCGCGCTCGAGCGCGCGGCTGCTCGCGTGGCTCGAGAGCCTGCCGTTGCTCCGGCACGCGCTCATCGAGGCGCAGCGTTTCGAGGAGCGGCGCACCATTCGCCTCGGCGTCAAGCTCACGGCCATTGCGACGGCGTGGGGCTCCGTGCTCTTCACGGCGCTTGCAACCGGGAACCCGGTACTGATCAGCATCGTGGCTGCCGCGGCTCTTGGCGGCACTTTCGCCATGTGGTGGTATCCGACGGAAACCTAA
- a CDS encoding (2Fe-2S)-binding protein: MATFTVNGESRTFDGDPGTPLLWYLRDEIGLTGTKYGCGQGVCGACTIHVDGVAVRSCMTTIEMAEGKTVTTIEGLSPDGEHPVQKAWRELSVPQCGFCQAGQIMQAASLLAKNNAPSDDEIVEDMSGNLCRCGCYQRIHAAVRVAAGGV; the protein is encoded by the coding sequence ATGGCAACCTTCACCGTGAACGGCGAGAGCCGCACATTCGACGGCGATCCGGGCACGCCGCTGCTCTGGTATCTGCGCGACGAGATCGGCTTGACCGGCACCAAATACGGATGTGGGCAGGGCGTGTGCGGCGCCTGTACCATCCACGTCGACGGCGTAGCGGTCCGCTCGTGCATGACCACGATTGAGATGGCCGAGGGAAAGACCGTCACCACCATTGAGGGCCTGAGCCCCGATGGCGAGCATCCGGTGCAGAAGGCATGGCGCGAGCTCAGCGTGCCCCAGTGCGGTTTCTGTCAGGCCGGCCAGATCATGCAGGCAGCGTCGTTGCTCGCCAAGAACAACGCTCCCTCCGACGACGAGATCGTCGAGGATATGAGCGGAAACCTCTGCCGCTGCGGCTGCTACCAGCGCATCCACGCGGCAGTGCGCGTTGCGGCGGGAGGAGTGTAA
- a CDS encoding FCD domain-containing protein, with product MADAIATRIEKLILEGALRPGEKLASERELAARLDVSRPSLRDAIDQLVDRGLLTATRNGTSVAQFLLPLMAPLANLYRQHQNAAADYLEFRQWVEAQAARAAAERATEVDKAAIRKCLADMRKAHRSKDSDKEAQADVNLHILVYEASHNFIVLHVMRALSELLRNNVFFNREHLYLKPGVRDKLLAQHIAIGEAVIAGNADEAEAAAAAHIQFVFGTVEEIQRDNKRLECSISRVGRRAFIAGR from the coding sequence GTGGCAGACGCTATTGCCACGCGCATCGAGAAACTCATTCTCGAGGGCGCGCTGCGTCCAGGGGAAAAGCTCGCGTCCGAGCGGGAGCTTGCGGCACGACTTGACGTCTCGCGACCGTCGCTGCGCGATGCCATCGACCAACTCGTGGACCGTGGTCTTCTGACGGCAACGCGAAACGGCACGTCCGTTGCCCAATTCCTGCTGCCACTGATGGCGCCGCTTGCCAACCTCTATCGCCAGCATCAAAACGCAGCCGCCGATTATCTCGAATTCCGCCAGTGGGTGGAAGCGCAGGCGGCGCGCGCGGCTGCGGAACGGGCGACCGAGGTGGACAAAGCGGCAATTCGCAAATGTCTTGCCGACATGCGCAAAGCGCACCGGAGCAAGGACTCCGACAAGGAAGCGCAGGCTGACGTCAACCTGCACATTCTTGTTTATGAGGCGAGCCACAACTTCATCGTGCTGCACGTGATGCGGGCGCTCTCGGAGCTTCTGCGCAACAACGTGTTCTTCAATCGCGAGCATCTCTATTTGAAGCCCGGCGTGCGCGACAAGCTGCTCGCGCAGCACATTGCCATCGGCGAGGCCGTCATTGCGGGGAATGCGGACGAAGCGGAGGCGGCGGCGGCGGCTCATATCCAGTTCGTCTTCGGGACCGTCGAGGAGATCCAACGCGACAACAAGCGGCTCGAATGCTCGATTTCGCGCGTGGGGCGCCGCGCGTTCATCGCAGGGCGCTAG
- a CDS encoding molybdopterin cofactor-binding domain-containing protein — protein MLHYLEQEARKAERHSVVAIIENVSRRKFLGGALAASGFVLAVRIPEADAREPLKPYKTGGESMPHGYGRASDPHVYVSITQDGAVTIVAHRAEMGTGVRTSLPMVVADEMEADWSRVSIVQAPGDEPLYGNQDTDGSRSMRHFIQPMRECGAAMRQMLEQAAAAKWGIDASLARAKAHHVVQLDKDKKETGTKLGFGELAEAAMALPVPAREALLFKTPDEFTLMRKGEAKLYDLRNITTGKAVYGADVRLPGMKYAVIARPPVLGGKLKSLDAEETKKTAGVEEVFEIEGVYDVPRKFGQLGGVAVVANSTYAAILGRDALAIEWEDGPNASYDSVSYFEEMSKTASEPGKVIRNQGDFDAAWKAAKSTFTGEYHAQHLVQAPMEPLVCVARIVDGKAELWAPVQSPYGAREDVAKALKLPIENVTVHVTLLGGGFGRKSKWDFMIEAALISQKLGGTPVKLQWTREDDTRHAFYHTASVERIDMAFDDAGKVTGFRHRTVAPSIVSTFAPDSGYQFPIEYGMGFVNTPFEVPNVRCENGKAMAHTRIGWYRSVSNIPRLWAVQSAVCEAAHHLGKDPKDFLLELIGSDRTLDPKALGFPDDFWNYGDPYEEFPINTARLKNVVRIAAEKAGWGKELPKGQGLGIAAHSAWGTCVATVVHAEIKDDGTITVPHAVTALDCGFYVNPERIRSQIEGAAVMGMSHALLSQITFKGGAVEQSNYSDFNIATMKNFPKKVDVHIVEPEPGWHATGIGEPGLPPFAPALANAVFAATGKRIRNMPMGEKVA, from the coding sequence ATGTTGCATTATCTCGAACAGGAAGCACGCAAGGCCGAGCGGCATTCCGTGGTGGCCATCATAGAGAACGTGAGCCGGCGCAAGTTCCTCGGCGGTGCGCTCGCGGCATCCGGATTCGTGCTCGCAGTCCGCATTCCCGAGGCTGACGCGCGCGAGCCGCTGAAGCCTTACAAGACTGGCGGCGAGAGCATGCCGCACGGCTACGGCCGCGCCAGCGATCCGCACGTCTATGTGTCCATCACCCAGGACGGCGCCGTTACCATCGTCGCCCACCGCGCAGAGATGGGGACCGGAGTCCGCACCAGCCTTCCGATGGTCGTCGCCGACGAGATGGAGGCAGACTGGTCGCGCGTAAGCATCGTACAAGCCCCCGGCGACGAGCCGCTTTACGGCAACCAGGATACGGATGGATCGCGCTCGATGCGCCACTTCATCCAGCCTATGCGCGAGTGCGGCGCCGCCATGCGCCAGATGCTCGAGCAAGCTGCGGCTGCAAAATGGGGTATCGACGCGTCGCTCGCGCGCGCCAAGGCGCACCACGTCGTCCAGCTCGACAAGGACAAGAAGGAGACCGGCACGAAGCTCGGCTTCGGCGAGCTGGCCGAAGCGGCGATGGCGCTTCCGGTGCCCGCGCGCGAGGCGCTGCTTTTCAAGACACCCGACGAGTTTACCCTGATGCGAAAGGGTGAAGCGAAGCTTTACGACTTGCGCAACATCACCACAGGCAAGGCCGTCTATGGTGCCGATGTCCGTCTGCCGGGCATGAAATACGCGGTGATCGCCCGCCCGCCGGTTCTCGGCGGCAAGCTGAAATCCCTTGATGCGGAGGAGACGAAGAAGACGGCGGGCGTCGAGGAGGTCTTCGAGATCGAAGGCGTGTACGACGTGCCGCGCAAGTTCGGCCAACTCGGCGGTGTGGCGGTCGTCGCCAACTCGACCTACGCTGCCATCCTCGGCCGTGACGCGCTTGCCATCGAGTGGGAGGACGGCCCAAACGCCAGCTACGACAGCGTCTCCTACTTCGAGGAGATGTCGAAAACAGCGTCGGAGCCGGGCAAGGTCATCCGCAACCAGGGCGATTTCGACGCCGCCTGGAAAGCAGCAAAAAGCACCTTCACCGGCGAGTACCACGCGCAGCATCTCGTGCAGGCGCCGATGGAGCCTTTGGTGTGCGTTGCCCGCATCGTGGATGGCAAGGCCGAGCTATGGGCGCCCGTCCAAAGCCCCTACGGCGCCCGCGAGGACGTTGCCAAGGCGCTCAAGCTGCCCATCGAGAACGTGACCGTGCACGTCACGCTGCTCGGCGGCGGCTTCGGTCGCAAGTCGAAGTGGGACTTCATGATCGAGGCGGCTCTGATCTCGCAGAAGCTCGGCGGCACGCCGGTGAAGCTGCAGTGGACGCGTGAGGATGACACGCGTCACGCGTTCTACCACACGGCGTCGGTCGAGCGCATCGACATGGCTTTCGACGACGCCGGCAAGGTGACTGGGTTCCGGCATCGCACGGTCGCGCCGTCGATCGTCTCGACGTTCGCGCCCGATAGCGGCTACCAGTTTCCGATCGAGTACGGCATGGGCTTCGTCAACACGCCGTTCGAGGTGCCGAACGTGCGCTGTGAGAACGGCAAGGCCATGGCGCATACCCGCATCGGTTGGTATCGCTCGGTGTCGAACATCCCGCGACTGTGGGCTGTGCAGTCCGCCGTTTGCGAGGCCGCGCACCATCTCGGCAAGGACCCGAAGGACTTCCTGCTCGAGTTGATCGGCTCGGATAGGACCCTCGATCCCAAAGCCCTGGGCTTTCCGGACGACTTCTGGAACTACGGCGATCCCTATGAGGAGTTCCCGATCAACACCGCGCGCCTGAAGAACGTGGTGCGGATCGCCGCCGAGAAGGCAGGCTGGGGTAAAGAGCTGCCGAAGGGCCAAGGGCTCGGGATCGCAGCGCACTCAGCCTGGGGCACTTGCGTGGCGACCGTCGTGCACGCCGAGATCAAAGACGACGGCACGATCACGGTGCCGCACGCGGTGACCGCCCTGGATTGCGGCTTTTACGTCAATCCGGAGCGCATCCGCTCGCAGATCGAGGGCGCGGCCGTCATGGGCATGTCGCACGCGCTCTTGAGCCAGATCACCTTCAAGGGTGGCGCGGTCGAGCAGTCCAACTATTCGGACTTCAACATCGCGACCATGAAAAACTTCCCGAAAAAGGTGGACGTGCACATCGTCGAGCCGGAGCCCGGTTGGCACGCAACGGGCATCGGCGAGCCGGGCCTGCCGCCGTTCGCGCCCGCGCTCGCCAACGCGGTCTTCGCCGCCACCGGCAAGCGCATCCGCAACATGCCCATGGGCGAGAAGGTCGCCTGA
- a CDS encoding L-lactate permease: MWSQVYDPFGDMTLSTVVAAIPVVVLLGAIGIWEIRAHIAAMLGLIAALVVAIFAYGMPAEMAGLAAAYGAAFGLMPIGWIILNVIFLYQLTSEKGDFAVLQRSISAISDDRRLQLLFIAFSLGAFFEGAAGFGTPVAVTSAMLIGLGFSPLAASGLSLIANTAPVAFGALGTPVIALAAVTGLDLHELSGMIGRQLPFFSVIVPFWLVWAFVGFRKMLEVWPPVLVAGISFAVPQYLVSNFHGPWLVDIVAAIVSMAALAGFLRIWRPTEPMTLMPRAPSESTAFAHPEVRQPTFDAAVRRAWAPWIVLSVFVFLWGAPQVRAGLDGIWTAKIPVAGLNEMVQKVPPVVAEPHLEHAVYNFNILSATGTGILLAAIISGLFLGYGVSGLLHMYLRTIWLVRYSLLTIACMLAIGFVTRYAGTDATLGLALANTGWLYPLFGTLIGWLGVALTGSDTASNVLFGGLQRVTAEQLGINPVLMASANSSGGVMGKMIDAQSIVVASTATRWYGHEGSILRFVFFHSVALAVLVGLLVMGQAYVWPLTLLAP; this comes from the coding sequence ATGTGGTCACAGGTTTATGACCCGTTCGGCGATATGACCCTGTCGACGGTCGTCGCCGCGATCCCGGTTGTCGTCTTGCTTGGCGCTATCGGCATCTGGGAGATCCGGGCCCACATTGCGGCGATGCTGGGCCTAATCGCGGCCCTCGTGGTCGCGATTTTTGCGTACGGCATGCCTGCGGAGATGGCCGGACTGGCCGCCGCGTACGGCGCCGCGTTTGGCCTCATGCCGATCGGCTGGATCATCCTGAACGTTATTTTCCTCTACCAGCTCACAAGCGAGAAAGGTGACTTCGCGGTGCTGCAGCGCTCGATCAGCGCCATCAGCGACGACCGCCGACTCCAATTGCTGTTCATCGCCTTTAGTCTCGGCGCATTCTTCGAGGGCGCGGCAGGTTTCGGCACACCCGTTGCGGTCACGTCGGCGATGCTGATCGGGCTCGGCTTCTCGCCGCTGGCGGCGTCCGGCCTCTCGTTGATCGCCAACACCGCGCCAGTGGCCTTCGGTGCGCTCGGCACGCCCGTGATTGCGCTTGCGGCTGTCACCGGTCTCGATCTGCACGAGCTCTCCGGCATGATTGGCCGCCAGCTGCCGTTTTTCTCGGTCATCGTACCGTTCTGGCTGGTCTGGGCGTTCGTCGGCTTCCGCAAGATGCTTGAGGTTTGGCCGCCGGTCCTGGTTGCTGGCATTTCATTTGCGGTGCCGCAGTATCTTGTCTCGAACTTCCACGGGCCTTGGCTCGTCGACATCGTGGCCGCCATCGTATCCATGGCCGCACTCGCCGGATTTCTGCGCATCTGGCGCCCAACCGAACCCATGACATTGATGCCGCGCGCTCCGTCGGAAAGCACGGCCTTCGCGCATCCGGAGGTGCGTCAGCCGACGTTCGATGCCGCGGTGCGCCGCGCATGGGCGCCGTGGATCGTGCTCAGCGTATTCGTATTTCTGTGGGGCGCGCCACAAGTGCGCGCCGGTCTCGACGGCATCTGGACAGCGAAGATTCCGGTCGCCGGCCTGAACGAGATGGTACAAAAAGTGCCGCCCGTCGTCGCCGAGCCGCATCTCGAGCACGCGGTCTACAATTTCAATATTCTCTCCGCGACAGGCACCGGCATCCTGCTGGCGGCCATCATATCCGGGCTCTTCCTTGGCTACGGAGTGTCAGGCCTCCTGCACATGTACCTGCGCACCATCTGGCTGGTGCGTTACTCGTTGCTAACCATCGCCTGCATGCTGGCGATTGGATTCGTCACACGCTATGCTGGAACGGACGCCACCTTGGGCCTCGCATTGGCCAACACGGGCTGGCTCTATCCGCTGTTCGGCACGCTGATCGGTTGGCTTGGCGTTGCTTTGACTGGATCGGATACCGCTTCGAACGTTCTGTTCGGCGGCCTGCAGCGGGTTACGGCAGAGCAACTCGGCATCAATCCGGTCCTGATGGCATCGGCCAACAGCTCCGGCGGCGTCATGGGCAAGATGATCGACGCACAGTCGATCGTGGTCGCTTCGACCGCCACGCGTTGGTACGGGCACGAAGGCTCGATCCTTCGTTTCGTGTTCTTCCATTCTGTGGCGCTTGCGGTCCTCGTCGGTCTCCTGGTCATGGGCCAGGCATACGTGTGGCCCTTGACACTTCTTGCACCCTGA